In one Pseudomonas tensinigenes genomic region, the following are encoded:
- a CDS encoding ATP-binding protein has protein sequence MNSIFLRIYGGMCAAIILVAVLGVLALNLLNQVRSEQYRERLAHGTFSLMAGNLQPMNETERHRALLVWERLLGIPLALKKFAETDLDLSQRTRVQRGQALVEQTGPHAAKVYRMVSDKEQLVLVGEVQQISEQLARATIYLLADELVRVPVGEQPKRLAQIKEEKGFGFDLRLVTVNDADMDEDQSRRVAEGDTVMALGKGGDSIRVFAGMVGTPWVLEIGPLYQMNPYPPEWLVLIAALGLTLIGLIVYLLVRQLERRLRGLEAAATRIAKGSLETRVPARGADSVGRLASAFNGMAEHLQQLLAIQRELVRAVSHELRTPVARLRFGLEMIGSATTPQALEKYREGMDHDIEDLDKLVDEMLTYARLEQGSPALTFQRIDLDALVNQVIEELAPLRAEVTVQRGLCLSAADNDDAWVEAEPRYLHRALQNLVSNAMRHARSSVTVSYQVGQLRCRVDVEDDGPGVPEVAWERIFTPFLRLDDSRTRASGGHGLGLSIVRRIIHWHDGRAIIGKSKSLGGACFSLSWPRNQERR, from the coding sequence GTGAACTCGATCTTCCTGCGCATCTACGGCGGCATGTGCGCAGCGATCATTCTGGTGGCGGTGCTCGGCGTGCTCGCGTTGAACCTGCTCAACCAGGTGCGCAGCGAGCAGTACCGCGAACGTCTGGCCCACGGCACGTTCTCGCTGATGGCCGGCAACCTGCAACCGATGAACGAAACCGAACGGCATCGGGCGTTGCTGGTGTGGGAGCGGTTGCTGGGGATTCCGCTGGCGCTGAAGAAGTTTGCCGAAACCGATCTCGATCTGTCCCAGCGCACCCGCGTGCAGCGTGGTCAGGCGCTGGTCGAGCAGACCGGACCGCACGCGGCGAAGGTTTACCGGATGGTCAGCGACAAAGAGCAGCTCGTGCTGGTTGGGGAAGTACAACAGATCAGCGAGCAACTGGCGCGCGCGACCATTTACCTGCTGGCCGATGAGCTGGTGCGCGTACCGGTCGGCGAGCAGCCCAAGCGCCTTGCACAGATAAAGGAAGAGAAGGGCTTCGGTTTCGATCTGCGCCTGGTCACGGTGAACGACGCTGACATGGACGAAGACCAGAGTCGCCGCGTGGCCGAAGGCGACACGGTGATGGCATTGGGCAAGGGCGGCGACTCGATCCGCGTATTTGCCGGCATGGTCGGCACGCCATGGGTACTGGAAATCGGGCCGTTGTATCAGATGAACCCGTATCCGCCGGAATGGCTGGTGCTGATTGCGGCGCTCGGCCTGACCCTGATCGGCCTCATCGTTTATCTGTTGGTGCGTCAGCTCGAGCGGCGTTTGCGTGGCCTTGAAGCAGCGGCCACGCGGATTGCCAAGGGCAGCCTGGAAACCCGTGTGCCGGCGCGCGGTGCCGATTCGGTCGGACGTCTGGCGTCGGCGTTCAACGGTATGGCCGAGCACTTGCAACAGTTGCTGGCGATCCAGCGCGAACTGGTGCGCGCGGTGTCCCACGAATTGCGCACGCCGGTGGCGCGCCTGCGTTTCGGTCTGGAAATGATCGGCTCGGCGACCACGCCGCAAGCGTTGGAAAAGTACCGCGAGGGCATGGATCACGACATCGAAGACCTCGATAAGCTGGTCGACGAGATGCTCACCTATGCGCGACTGGAGCAAGGTTCGCCGGCGCTGACCTTCCAGCGCATCGACCTGGATGCCTTGGTCAATCAAGTGATCGAGGAGCTGGCGCCGTTGCGCGCCGAGGTCACCGTGCAGCGGGGATTGTGCTTGTCTGCTGCTGATAACGATGATGCCTGGGTGGAAGCCGAGCCGCGTTATCTGCATCGAGCGCTGCAGAATCTGGTGAGCAACGCCATGCGTCATGCGCGTTCTAGCGTGACGGTGAGTTATCAGGTCGGGCAATTGCGCTGTCGCGTCGACGTCGAGGATGACGGCCCGGGTGTACCGGAGGTCGCGTGGGAGCGGATTTTCACGCCGTTTCTGCGCCTGGATGACAGCCGTACAAGAGCATCGGGCGGGCATGGTCTGGGCTTGTCGATTGTGCGGCGGATCATTCACTGGCATGACGGCCGGGCGATCATTGGCAAGAGCAAGAGTCTGGGGGGGGCTTGTTTCAGCCTGAGTTGGCCGAGGAATCAGGAGCGCCGCTGA
- a CDS encoding response regulator: MEQQAFQVLIVEDDQRLAELTRDYLQANGLRVDIEGNGALAAARIIGEQPDLVILDLMLPGEDGLSICRKVRNQYDGPILMLTARTDDADQIQGLDLGADDYVCKPVRPRLLLARIQALLRRSDTPEPVAEKSRRLQFGPLVVDDALREAWLSDNGIELTSAEFDLLWLLVSNAGRILSREEIFTALRGIGYDGQDRSIDVRISRIRPKIGDDPDHPRLIKTIRSKGYLFVPEACVDLPL, encoded by the coding sequence GTGGAGCAACAAGCCTTTCAGGTATTGATCGTCGAGGATGACCAGCGACTGGCCGAACTGACGCGCGACTACTTGCAAGCCAATGGACTGCGCGTGGACATCGAAGGCAACGGTGCGCTGGCAGCGGCGCGGATCATCGGCGAGCAGCCGGACCTGGTGATCCTCGACCTGATGCTGCCCGGTGAAGACGGCTTGAGCATCTGCCGCAAGGTGCGCAATCAATACGACGGGCCGATCCTGATGCTCACCGCGCGCACCGACGATGCCGATCAGATCCAAGGCCTCGACCTCGGTGCCGACGATTACGTGTGCAAACCGGTGCGCCCACGTCTGTTGCTGGCGCGCATTCAAGCCTTGCTGCGACGTAGCGACACACCTGAACCGGTGGCAGAGAAATCCCGTCGCCTGCAGTTCGGTCCGTTGGTGGTCGACGACGCCTTGCGCGAGGCATGGCTGAGCGACAACGGCATCGAGCTGACCAGCGCCGAATTCGATCTGCTCTGGCTGCTGGTGTCCAACGCCGGGCGCATTCTGTCCCGCGAAGAAATCTTCACCGCACTACGCGGCATTGGTTACGACGGTCAGGACCGTTCGATCGATGTGCGCATTTCGCGCATCCGCCCGAAAATCGGCGACGACCCCGACCATCCACGCCTGATCAAGACCATCCGCAGCAAAGGCTACCTGTTCGTCCCGGAAGCCTGCGTAGACCTGCCGCTGTGA
- a CDS encoding ribonucleoside-diphosphate reductase subunit alpha, with the protein MQTDTTRENPQGTLPQAADSNSDLAATAPGQLRVIKRNGTVVPYTDDKITVAITKAFLAVEGGTAAASSRIHDTVARLTEQVTATFKRRMPSGGTIHIEEIQDQVELALMRAGEQKVARDYVIYRDGRSKERAAHAPAEEAVNAHPSIRITRADGSLAPLDMGRLNTIVTEACEGLEEVDGDLIQRETLKNLYDGVALTDVNTALVMTARTLVEREPNYSFVTARLLMDTLRAEGLGFLGVAESATHHEMADLYAKALPAYIAKGIEFELLNPVLASFDLEKLGKAINHERDQQFTYLGLQTLYDRYFIHKDGIRFELPQIFFMRVAMGLAIEEKQKEDRAIEFYNLLSSFDYMSSTPTLFNAGTLRPQLSSCYLTTVPDDLSGIYHAIHDNAMLSKFAGGLGNDWTPVRALGSYIKGTNGKSQGVVPFLKVVNDTAVAVNQGGKRKGAVCAYLETWHMDIEEFIELRKNTGDDRRRTHDMNTANWIPDLFMKRVFDDGKWTLFSPSEVPDLHDLTGKAFEERYEYYEALTEYPGKVKLFKTIQAKDLWRKMLSMLFETGHPWLTFKDPCNLRSPQQHVGVVHSSNLCTEITLNTNKDEIAVCNLGSINLPNHIVDGKLDTAKLQRTVNTAVRMLDNVIDINYYSVPQAKNSNVKHRPVGLGIMGFQDALYLQHIPYGSDAAVEFADKSMEAVSYYAIQASCDLADERGAYETFQGSLWSKGILPLDSQQILIEQRGQKYIDVDLNETLDWAPVRARVQKGIRNSNIMAIAPTATIANITGVSQSIEPTYQNLYVKSNLSGEFTVINPYLVRDLKARGLWDSVMINDLKYYDGSVQQIERIPQELKELYATAFEVDTKWIVDAASRRQKWIDQAQSLNLYIAGASGKKLDVTYRMAWYRGLKTTYYLRALAATSTEKSTISTSKLNAVSSGGNHGDDSVLAAPAGPAPVPKACAIDEPDCEACQ; encoded by the coding sequence ATGCAAACCGACACAACTCGCGAGAACCCGCAGGGCACCTTGCCGCAGGCCGCTGATTCGAATTCGGATCTGGCAGCCACCGCGCCTGGTCAACTGCGCGTGATCAAGCGCAATGGCACTGTCGTTCCTTACACCGATGACAAGATCACCGTCGCTATCACCAAAGCGTTCCTCGCAGTTGAAGGCGGCACCGCTGCCGCTTCGTCGCGAATCCATGACACCGTTGCGCGTCTGACCGAACAGGTCACCGCAACCTTCAAGCGTCGCATGCCGTCGGGTGGCACCATCCACATCGAAGAAATCCAGGACCAGGTCGAACTGGCCCTGATGCGTGCCGGTGAGCAGAAAGTTGCTCGCGACTACGTGATCTACCGTGACGGTCGTTCGAAAGAACGCGCTGCCCACGCACCGGCCGAAGAAGCGGTCAACGCGCACCCGTCGATCCGCATCACCCGTGCCGACGGTAGCCTGGCGCCGCTGGACATGGGTCGTCTGAACACCATCGTCACCGAAGCGTGCGAAGGTCTGGAAGAAGTCGACGGCGACCTGATCCAGCGCGAAACCCTGAAAAACCTCTACGACGGCGTGGCCCTGACCGACGTCAACACCGCGCTGGTAATGACCGCGCGTACCCTGGTTGAGCGTGAGCCGAACTACTCGTTCGTGACCGCCCGCCTGCTGATGGACACCCTGCGTGCCGAAGGCCTGGGCTTCCTCGGTGTGGCCGAAAGCGCCACTCACCACGAAATGGCTGACCTGTACGCCAAGGCACTGCCGGCTTACATCGCCAAAGGTATCGAGTTCGAACTGCTGAACCCTGTGCTGGCCTCCTTCGACCTGGAAAAACTGGGCAAGGCGATCAACCACGAGCGTGATCAGCAATTCACCTACCTGGGCCTGCAAACCCTGTACGACCGTTACTTCATCCACAAGGATGGTATTCGTTTCGAACTGCCACAGATCTTCTTCATGCGCGTGGCCATGGGCCTGGCGATCGAAGAGAAGCAGAAAGAAGACCGTGCGATCGAGTTCTACAACCTGCTGTCGTCCTTCGACTACATGTCGTCGACCCCGACCCTGTTCAACGCCGGTACCCTGCGTCCACAACTGTCGAGCTGCTACCTGACTACCGTGCCGGATGACCTCTCGGGCATCTACCACGCGATCCACGACAACGCCATGTTGTCGAAATTCGCTGGCGGCCTGGGCAACGACTGGACGCCGGTGCGTGCACTGGGTTCGTACATCAAGGGCACCAACGGCAAGTCGCAAGGCGTGGTTCCGTTCCTCAAAGTAGTGAACGACACCGCCGTAGCCGTTAACCAGGGTGGCAAGCGCAAAGGCGCTGTGTGTGCCTACCTGGAAACCTGGCACATGGACATCGAAGAGTTCATCGAACTCCGCAAGAACACCGGTGATGATCGTCGTCGTACCCACGACATGAACACCGCCAACTGGATCCCTGACCTGTTCATGAAGCGTGTCTTCGATGACGGCAAGTGGACCCTGTTCTCGCCATCCGAAGTGCCGGACCTGCACGACCTGACCGGTAAAGCCTTCGAAGAGCGCTACGAGTACTACGAAGCCCTGACCGAATACCCAGGCAAGGTCAAACTGTTCAAGACCATCCAGGCCAAAGACCTGTGGCGCAAAATGCTCTCCATGCTGTTTGAAACCGGCCACCCATGGCTGACCTTCAAAGACCCGTGCAACCTGCGCAGCCCGCAGCAGCACGTCGGCGTGGTTCACAGCTCGAACCTGTGCACCGAGATCACCTTGAACACCAACAAGGACGAGATCGCCGTTTGCAACCTGGGTTCGATCAACCTGCCGAACCACATCGTGGATGGCAAGCTGGACACCGCCAAGCTGCAACGCACCGTGAACACCGCCGTGCGCATGCTCGATAACGTGATCGACATCAACTACTACTCGGTGCCGCAAGCGAAGAACTCCAACGTCAAGCACCGTCCGGTCGGTCTGGGCATCATGGGCTTCCAGGACGCTTTGTACCTGCAGCACATCCCTTACGGTTCCGACGCTGCCGTCGAGTTCGCCGACAAGTCGATGGAAGCGGTCAGCTACTACGCGATCCAGGCCTCCTGCGACCTGGCTGACGAGCGTGGCGCTTACGAGACGTTCCAGGGTTCGCTGTGGTCCAAAGGCATCCTGCCGCTGGATTCGCAACAGATCCTGATCGAGCAACGTGGCCAGAAGTACATCGATGTCGACCTGAACGAAACCCTCGACTGGGCACCGGTTCGCGCCCGTGTACAGAAAGGCATTCGTAACTCGAACATCATGGCCATCGCACCGACCGCGACCATCGCCAACATCACTGGCGTCTCGCAGTCGATCGAACCGACCTACCAGAACCTCTATGTGAAATCGAACCTGTCGGGCGAATTCACCGTGATCAACCCGTACCTGGTTCGCGACCTGAAAGCTCGCGGTCTGTGGGACTCGGTCATGATCAACGACCTGAAGTACTACGACGGTTCGGTTCAGCAGATCGAGCGCATCCCGCAAGAGCTCAAAGAGCTCTACGCGACCGCGTTCGAAGTGGACACCAAGTGGATCGTTGACGCGGCCAGCCGTCGTCAGAAGTGGATCGACCAGGCCCAGTCGCTGAACCTGTACATCGCCGGCGCATCGGGCAAGAAGCTCGACGTGACCTACCGCATGGCCTGGTACCGTGGTCTGAAAACCACTTACTACCTCCGTGCCCTGGCTGCGACCAGCACCGAGAAGTCGACCATCAGCACCAGCAAGCTGAACGCTGTTTCCAGCGGCGGCAACCACGGCGACGATTCGGTTCTGGCGGCTCCTGCCGGTCCTGCTCCAGTGCCAAAGGCTTGCGCGATCGACGAGCCGGATTGCGAAGCTTGCCAATGA